In Deltaproteobacteria bacterium, the genomic window GCGGACGCCTGCCAGTACAACGCGGTTGATCTGGCCATGCAGGAAACCACCCGGGAAATCAAGGTGGGCTCCATTATCTGGGCCACCGGCTGGAAGCCTTACGACGCCAAAAAAATCGACAACTTGGGTTTTGGCCAGTACGACAACATCGTCACCAACATGATGATGGAGCGCATGGCCTCGGAATCCGGACCCACGGCGGGCAAAATTGTCCGCCCCTCGGACGGCACGGGTCCCGAAAGCGTCATTTTCGTGCAGTGCGCGGGCTCCCGCGACCGCAACCACCTTCCCTACTGCTCCTACATCTGCTGCATGGCCTCCCTAAAGCAGGCCACGTACATCCGCGAGCAGTATCCGGACGCCAAAATCACCATTTTCTATATCGACATGCGCGCGCCCGGCAACCGTTACGAGAAATTCTACAAGAAGATAAAGGCTGACAAGAACGTCTTCTTCGTAAAGGGCAAGGTTGCCGAGGTCTGCGAGGATCCGGCCACCAAAGACATTGTTGTGACGGCTGAAAACGCTGTTACGGGCGAGAAGATCAGGGAATCCGCCCAGCTCGTGGTCCTGGCCACCGGCATGCAGCCAACCGCCTCGGAATGCGCTCCCCCAGCTTCCGTGTGCGTTTCCGAGGAAGGGTTCATCGTCAACGATTTCGCCCGGGGTGGAATGTTTGCTGCGGGATGCGCGGCCAAACCCGCCGACGTGGTGTCGTCCAACCAGAACGCCACCGGCATGGCTTTGAAGGCCATTCAGACCCTGGCGAAGGCGTAGAGGAGGGAAACCCCATGACTAAGAAATTCGGTTTTTACATATGTTCGGGCTGCGGCATCGGCGACGCCGTCAATTGCAAGGAATTGATCGAAAACGTCCCGGAGGAGGAAGGCTACTCCAACTGCCACGTCCACCCTGCCTTTTGCGGCAAGGAAGGCGTTGACATAATCAAAAAGGACATCGCCGAAAAGGGCGTCAACGTGGTTGTAATCGGCGCCTGCTCCCGCCGGGTCAACTCCGATGTCTTCAAGTTCGACGGCTGCATCGTGGAAAGGGTCAACCTTCGGGAGCAGGTGGCCTGGGTCCACGGCAAGAGCGAAGGCGAAATCAACCACACCCAGATGATGGCGGAGGATTATCTCCGCATGGGCATGGTGAAGGGCGAAAAGATCGCCCTTCCCGAACCCTACAAGCTGGAGACCTTCTCCCGTAAGCTTTTGGTCATCGGCGGCGGCGTCACCGGCATGAGCGCGGCCCTGGACGCCGCGAAAACCGGTTACGAAGTTTGCATCGTGGAAAAGGAAGACGATCTGGGCGGCTGGGCAAGGAACGTAAGGAAGAGCCTGCCCACGGCCTACCCCTATCGTGAGACCACTTCAGGCCTCTCCGACGCCCTGGTGGCCAAGGTCAGGGCCGAAAAGCGGATCACCGTCAAGACGGCCTCCGTGGTTGCGCGCATCGCGGGCCAGCCCGGCGACTTCACCGTCACCATCAAAAAGCCCGGCGAGAAGATAGAGTTCGACGTTCCGTTCCCTCTGCCGACCGAGATGAAATGTGACGCAGCCGGCAAGGAACTGGATGCAGACGCCCTTCGGGTCAAGTACAACGAGTACAACGAAGGCAGGGTTGACATTTTAAAGTTCGACCCCAACGGCGAGAAGTTCGGCGCGGTGATCCTGGCTGCAGGATGGCGTCCGTACGAGCCCGCCGACGGCGAGTTCGCCAACCTGGGTTTCGGCAAAATCGCGGATGTTGTCACCAACGCGGCTTTCGAGAAAATGGCCAAGGCCGGAAAAATCGTGCGCCCCTCCGATGGCGCT contains:
- a CDS encoding CoB--CoM heterodisulfide reductase iron-sulfur subunit A family protein, with translation MSHHNEAASAGILVVGGGISGLTAALEAAEVGHDVILVESQPSLGGRVSQLNQYFPKLCPPTCGLEINFRRIKDNPRIKVLTMSSVSGVSGEPGAYTVTVKTAPRYVNENCTCCGDCAKACLTEVSNDFNFGMDCTKAAYLPHPMAFPQRYVISPKLIGTEDAKRVADACQYNAVDLAMQETTREIKVGSIIWATGWKPYDAKKIDNLGFGQYDNIVTNMMMERMASESGPTAGKIVRPSDGTGPESVIFVQCAGSRDRNHLPYCSYICCMASLKQATYIREQYPDAKITIFYIDMRAPGNRYEKFYKKIKADKNVFFVKGKVAEVCEDPATKDIVVTAENAVTGEKIRESAQLVVLATGMQPTASECAPPASVCVSEEGFIVNDFARGGMFAAGCAAKPADVVSSNQNATGMALKAIQTLAKA